A genomic stretch from Deltaproteobacteria bacterium includes:
- a CDS encoding outer membrane lipoprotein-sorting protein, protein MSCRLVLMALVLTAATARAQGLAELLGGVAANARFDVPARADVRITRDTAISRAVMLGRGRVVYFEVKEGVRALIHPGKALVQSGGRAAPAVMGLALPATDLLLEDLAVFTAATLRTPLVSDDSPAGVVVNGAPAYPSAYALLVYTLDRERRASVRTQYYRGTTSNLVKIRRDGALIQLDGHWRPGEVTVENLPEGTSTQLRLAWRAAPDVPASLFTPAGLRGPSTIEWPPD, encoded by the coding sequence ATGTCGTGCCGGCTCGTTCTCATGGCCCTCGTGCTCACCGCGGCGACCGCCCGCGCCCAGGGCCTGGCCGAGCTGCTGGGCGGCGTGGCGGCCAACGCGCGCTTCGACGTCCCGGCGCGCGCCGACGTGCGCATCACGCGCGACACGGCGATCAGCCGCGCCGTGATGCTGGGCCGCGGACGGGTCGTCTACTTCGAGGTGAAGGAAGGCGTGCGCGCCCTGATCCATCCGGGCAAGGCGCTGGTCCAGAGCGGCGGGCGCGCGGCTCCGGCGGTGATGGGTCTCGCCCTTCCCGCCACCGACCTCCTGCTCGAGGACCTCGCGGTGTTCACCGCCGCGACGCTGCGCACGCCGCTGGTGAGCGACGACAGCCCCGCGGGCGTCGTCGTCAACGGCGCGCCGGCCTACCCGTCGGCATACGCGTTGCTCGTCTACACCCTCGACCGCGAGCGGCGGGCCAGCGTCCGGACGCAGTACTACCGGGGCACGACCAGCAACCTGGTGAAGATCCGGCGCGACGGCGCCCTCATCCAGCTCGACGGCCACTGGCGTCCCGGCGAGGTCACCGTCGAGAACTTGCCCGAGGGTACCTCCACGCAGCTCCGCCTCGCGTGGCGGGCCGCGCCGGACGTGCCCGCCTCCCTCTTCACGCCCGCCGGACTCCGCGGCCCATCGACCATCGAGTGGCCGCCGGACTAG
- a CDS encoding zinc-binding dehydrogenase gives MRAAVLREAGRLVVEEVPRPEPEPGELLVRVRDCGICGSDLHAAETLPSGTVMGHEFAGEVAALGSGVSGWRLGEPVVALPYMACGECAACLAGDGIRCAAVRSIGLGDLPGAYAEYVRVHPASCLRIPERVGFRAAALVEPLAVALHGVRMAPVGAGTPCLVMGGGPIGLTTLLWCRAAGATVVVSEPAEGRAALARRLGAAATVQPGREHAGSRVQALTGRDPAVVFECVGVRGTLNDALAQAGVRATVVVLGVCFGADEIVPGLAVLKELVVRFALGYAKAEFAVALAALEERRLDVDPLVTDVVGVEDAPRAFEALTRPTAQGKVLIEF, from the coding sequence GTGCGCGCCGCGGTGCTGAGAGAGGCGGGCCGTCTCGTCGTCGAGGAGGTCCCGCGCCCCGAACCGGAGCCCGGCGAGCTGCTCGTCCGGGTGCGTGACTGTGGCATCTGCGGCTCGGACTTGCATGCGGCGGAGACCCTCCCGTCCGGCACGGTCATGGGCCACGAGTTCGCCGGCGAGGTGGCGGCGCTCGGGTCCGGTGTGTCGGGCTGGCGGCTCGGGGAGCCGGTGGTGGCGCTGCCCTACATGGCCTGTGGGGAGTGCGCCGCCTGCCTGGCGGGCGACGGCATCCGGTGCGCCGCCGTGCGCTCGATCGGCCTCGGCGACCTGCCCGGCGCCTATGCCGAGTACGTGCGTGTCCACCCCGCGAGCTGCCTGCGCATCCCGGAGCGCGTCGGCTTTCGTGCCGCCGCCCTCGTCGAGCCGCTGGCGGTCGCGCTGCACGGGGTCCGCATGGCGCCGGTCGGCGCCGGCACCCCCTGCCTCGTCATGGGCGGCGGTCCCATTGGCTTGACGACGCTCCTCTGGTGTCGCGCGGCGGGGGCCACCGTGGTCGTCTCGGAGCCCGCCGAGGGTCGCGCCGCGCTCGCCCGCCGCCTCGGCGCGGCGGCGACCGTGCAGCCGGGACGGGAGCATGCGGGCTCGCGCGTGCAGGCGCTGACCGGCCGCGACCCCGCGGTGGTGTTCGAGTGCGTCGGCGTCCGTGGCACGTTGAACGACGCGCTCGCGCAGGCGGGCGTGCGCGCCACGGTGGTCGTCCTCGGCGTCTGCTTCGGCGCCGACGAGATCGTTCCCGGCCTGGCCGTGCTGAAGGAGCTCGTGGTGCGCTTCGCGCTCGGCTATGCCAAGGCCGAGTTCGCGGTTGCCCTCGCCGCGCTCGAGGAGCGTCGGCTCGACGTCGATCCCCTGGTCACCGACGTGGTGGGCGTCGAGGACGCACCTCGAGCATTCGAGGCGCTCACGCGCCCCACGGCCCAGGGCAAGGTACTGATCGAGTTCTAG
- a CDS encoding c-type cytochrome, which yields MWGARIRTLIARAWITLALVESAWLAYPLVRARVLALEDTPAARGRRVAAGLGCFGCHGPDGTGGTRNPGSEEGSVPPFTGQTQMMFVKSADDLREYVLDGAPRRKRENPDYRARMEAAAHRMPAFRGYLSAAELEDLVAYLRAASGQVLPEEPLAARGADLATELGCFACHGPLGAGGVPNPGSLKGYVPGYWGADFDDLVRSDEELWHWIAEGEIRRITEHPISAFFFRRQAIKMAAFGRFLPEDDVRALAAYVRWIHAGAWRPLAR from the coding sequence ATGTGGGGAGCGCGCATCCGTACGCTGATCGCGCGGGCGTGGATCACGCTGGCGCTCGTCGAGTCGGCCTGGCTCGCCTACCCGCTCGTTCGCGCACGCGTGCTCGCGCTCGAGGACACTCCGGCGGCACGCGGCCGGCGCGTGGCCGCGGGCCTCGGCTGCTTCGGCTGTCACGGGCCCGACGGCACCGGCGGCACGCGCAACCCGGGCAGCGAGGAAGGCAGCGTGCCGCCCTTCACCGGACAGACCCAGATGATGTTCGTCAAGAGCGCCGACGACCTGCGCGAGTACGTGCTCGACGGCGCGCCCCGCCGCAAGCGCGAGAACCCGGACTACCGGGCCCGCATGGAGGCGGCGGCGCACCGCATGCCTGCGTTCCGCGGCTACCTGAGCGCCGCCGAGCTCGAGGACCTGGTCGCCTATCTGCGCGCCGCCTCCGGCCAGGTGCTACCCGAGGAGCCCCTCGCCGCCCGCGGCGCGGATCTCGCCACGGAGCTCGGCTGCTTCGCCTGCCACGGTCCGCTCGGCGCTGGTGGCGTACCCAACCCGGGCTCGCTCAAGGGCTACGTGCCGGGCTACTGGGGTGCGGACTTCGACGACCTCGTGCGCAGCGACGAGGAGCTCTGGCACTGGATCGCGGAGGGCGAGATCCGGCGAATCACCGAGCACCCGATCAGCGCGTTCTTCTTTCGTCGCCAGGCGATCAAGATGGCAGCCTTCGGCCGCTTCCTCCCCGAGGACGACGTCCGCGCGCTGGCCGCCTACGTGCGCTGGATCCACGCCGGCGCGTGGCGCCCGCTCGCGCGCTGA
- a CDS encoding cold-shock protein, giving the protein MAQGKVKWFNSQKGYGFITTDEGEDVFVHYSAIGGSGFRTLEEGQRVSFEITQGPKGLQAANVSKVA; this is encoded by the coding sequence GTGGCCCAAGGTAAGGTGAAGTGGTTCAACAGCCAGAAGGGGTACGGATTCATCACCACCGACGAGGGTGAGGACGTGTTCGTGCATTACTCGGCGATCGGGGGCTCGGGCTTCCGGACGCTCGAGGAAGGGCAGCGCGTGTCGTTCGAGATCACGCAAGGTCCCAAGGGCCTGCAAGCGGCCAACGTCAGCAAGGTCGCTTGA
- a CDS encoding lipid A biosynthesis acyltransferase: MAAIAERTLAPVPARRRRMRATVGGESQPGGRDWLEYLALRAAFGALAALPLGAALRVGELAALVAYLLDRRHRRVGMRNLEIAFPEKPIRERRRILRASFLNLGRMAVELAHLPRLSAERLRDMVRFADEEWWREATSWERSTGVLVLSGHFGNWELLVFAHGMRGHPVHMVHRTIANPLLDRWLNALRARAGTRTIRKRHAARAVLAALHERGLLVLPFDQNSTRGLGVFVDFFGVPASTNAGLARIALRTDAPIVPAFIVREGRSARHRVHVLPIMQVERTGDPRADVVRNTQRFSAVFEDMVRRHPEQWLWMHKRWKTRPPGAPRLY; encoded by the coding sequence ATGGCCGCGATCGCCGAGCGGACGCTCGCTCCCGTGCCGGCGCGGCGTCGCCGCATGCGCGCCACGGTGGGCGGCGAGTCGCAACCAGGTGGGCGCGACTGGCTCGAGTACCTCGCGCTCCGTGCGGCCTTCGGCGCGCTCGCGGCGTTGCCGCTCGGGGCCGCGCTGCGCGTGGGCGAACTCGCAGCCCTGGTCGCCTACCTGCTCGATCGGCGGCATCGCCGCGTCGGGATGCGAAACCTGGAGATCGCGTTCCCCGAGAAGCCCATTCGCGAGCGGCGCCGCATCCTGCGCGCGTCGTTCCTGAACCTCGGCCGGATGGCGGTCGAGCTTGCGCATCTCCCGCGGCTCTCGGCCGAGCGCCTGCGCGACATGGTCCGCTTCGCCGACGAGGAATGGTGGCGCGAGGCGACCTCGTGGGAACGAAGCACGGGCGTGCTCGTGCTGAGCGGCCACTTCGGCAACTGGGAGCTCCTCGTCTTCGCGCATGGCATGCGCGGACACCCCGTCCACATGGTGCATCGCACGATCGCCAACCCGCTGCTCGATCGATGGCTGAACGCGCTCCGTGCCCGCGCCGGGACCCGGACGATCCGCAAGCGTCACGCGGCGCGCGCGGTGCTCGCGGCCCTGCACGAGCGCGGGCTGCTCGTGCTGCCGTTCGACCAGAACTCGACGCGCGGGCTCGGCGTGTTCGTCGATTTCTTCGGTGTCCCGGCGAGCACCAACGCGGGCCTCGCGCGCATCGCGCTCAGGACCGACGCGCCGATCGTCCCCGCCTTCATCGTGCGCGAGGGACGGAGCGCCCGCCATCGGGTGCACGTCCTGCCGATCATGCAGGTCGAGCGGACGGGCGATCCCCGAGCCGACGTCGTGCGCAACACGCAGCGCTTCTCGGCCGTCTTCGAGGACATGGTCCGGCGCCATCCGGAGCAGTGGCTCTGGATGCACAAACGGTGGAAGACGCGGCCGCCCGGCGCGCCGCGGCTGTACTGA